A region of Procambarus clarkii isolate CNS0578487 chromosome 93, FALCON_Pclarkii_2.0, whole genome shotgun sequence DNA encodes the following proteins:
- the LOC138359826 gene encoding PWWP domain-containing DNA repair factor 4-like translates to MRQTLRTERHGTRSYKSTPGAMSYKTTPGAMSYKKTPEARSYKTTPGAMSYKTAPGAMSYKTTPGAMSYKTTPGAMSYKTTPGAMSYKTAPGAMSYKSTPGAMSYKSTPGAMSYKTTPGAMSYKTTPGAMSYKKTPGAMSYKTTPGTMSYKTTPGAMSYKTTPGAMSYKTTPGAMSYKTTPGAMSYKTTPGAMSYKTTPGAMSYKTTPGAMSYKTTPGAMSYKTTPGAMSYKTTPGARSYEDDSTTQTLRRDHHTSRMLRRICRLSC, encoded by the coding sequence ATGAGGCAGACCCTAAGAACAGAACGCCATGGAACCAGGAGCTACAAGTCGACTCCAGGAGCCATGAGCTACAAGACGACTCCAGGAGCAATGAGCTACAAGAAGACTCCAGAAGCCAGAAGCTACAAGACGACTCCAGGAGCCATGAGCTACAAGACGGCTCCAGGAGCCATGAGCTACAAGACGACTCCAGGAGCAATGAGCTACAAGACGACTCCAGGAGCCATGAGCTACAAGACGACTCCAGGAGCCATGAGCTACAAGACGGCTCCAGGAGCCATGAGCTACAAGTCGACTCCAGGAGCCATGAGCTACAAGTCGACTCCAGGAGCCATGAGCTACAAGACGACTCCAGGAGCCATGAGCTACAAGACGACTCCAGGAGCCATGAGCTACAAGAAGACTCCAGGAGCCATGAGCTACAAGACGACTCCAGGAACCATGAGCTACAAGACGACTCCAGGAGCCATGAGCTACAAGACGACTCCAGGAGCCATGAGCTACAAGACGACTCCAGGAGCCATGAGCTACAAGACGACTCCAGGAGCCATGAGCTACAAGACGACTCCAGGAGCCATGAGCTACAAGACGACTCCAGGAGCCATGAGCTACAAGACGACTCCAGGAGCCATGAGCTACAAGACGACTCCAGGAGCCATGAGCTACAAGACGACTCCAGGAGCCATGAGCTACAAGACGACTCCAGGAGCCAGAAGCTACGAAGACGACTCCACGACCCAGACCCTACGGAGAGACCACCACACGTCCCGGATGCTACGAAGAATTTGTCGTTTGAGCTGTTAA
- the LOC138359827 gene encoding trichohyalin-like encodes MRQRQHIRSPLRRGRREHEGVEERDDYRQLVEERYDSRKLVEERDDYRQLVEERYDSRQLVEERDDYRQLVEERYDSRQLVEERFDSRQLVEERCDSRQLVEERCDSRQLVEERCDSRQLVEERCDSRQLVEERYDSRQLVEERCDSRQLVEERCDSRQLVEERCDSRQLVEERCDSRQLVEERYDSRQLVEERCDSRQLVEERCDSRQLVEERYDSRQLVEERYDSRQLVEERFDSRQLVEERYDSRQLVGEYSPTLTDKIGGDM; translated from the exons ATGAGGCAGCGTCAGCATATACGCAGTCCGCTGAGGAGAGGGCGCCGGGAGCATGAAGGTG TGGAAGAACGCGACGACTACCGCCAACTCGTGGAAGAACGCTACGACTCCCGCAAACTCGTGGAAGAACGCGACGACTACCGCCAACTCGTGGAAGAACGCTACGACTCCCGCCAACTCGTGGAAGAACGCGACGACTACCGCCAACTCGTGGAAGAACGCTACGACTCCCGCCAACTCGTGGAAGAACGCTTCGACTCCCGCCAACTCGTGGAAGAACGCTGCGACTCCCGCCAACTCGTGGAAGAACGCTGCGACTCCCGCCAACTCGTGGAAGAACGCTGCGACTCCCGCCAACTCGTGGAAGAACGCTGCGACTCCCGCCAACTCGTGGAAGAACGCTACGACTCCCGCCAACTCGTGGAAGAACGCTGCGACTCCCGCCAACTCGTGGAAGAACGCTGCGACTCCCGCCAACTCGTGGAAGAACGCTGCGACTCCCGCCAACTCGTGGAAGAACGCTGCGACTCCCGCCAACTCGTGGAAGAACGCTACGACTCCCGCCAACTCGTGGAAGAACGCTGCGACTCCCGCCAACTCGTGGAAGAACGCTGCGACTCCCGCCAACTCGTGGAAGAACGCTACGACTCCCGCCAACTCGTGGAAGAACGCTACGACTCCCGCCAACTCGTGGAAGAACGCTTCGACTCCCGCCAACTCGTGGAAGAACGCTACGACTCCCGCCAACTCGTGGGAGAATATTCACCAACGCTGACCGACAAAATAGGTGGCGACATGTGA